In the Malania oleifera isolate guangnan ecotype guangnan chromosome 1, ASM2987363v1, whole genome shotgun sequence genome, one interval contains:
- the LOC131146692 gene encoding malate dehydrogenase, mitochondrial translates to MTASMLRSVRAALSRGCSSHLLRRSFSSETVPDRKVAVLGAAGGIGQPLALLMKLNPLVSKLALYDIAGTPGVAADVSHINTRSEVAGYMGEEQLGQALEGSDVVVIPAGVPRKPGMTRDDLFNINAGIVKSLCTAIAKYCPNALVNMISNPVNSTVPIAAEVFKKAGTYDEKKLFGVTTLDVVRAKTFYASKGKVPVEDVHVPVVGGHAGITILPLFSQATPKSNSLSDEDIKALTKRTQDGGTEVVEAKAGKGSATLSMAYAGAIFADACLKGLNGVPNVVECSFVQSSITELPFFASKVRLGKDGVEEVLGLGSLSDYEKEGLESLKPELKASIEKGIKFANQN, encoded by the exons ATGACTGCATCGATGTTGCGATCAGTCCGGGCAGCCCTAAGCCGTGGCTGCTCCTCCCACCTCCTCCGGCGATCCTTTTCGTCAGAGACTGTCCCGGACCGGAAGGTCGCGGTGCTCGGCGCTGCCGGTGGCATCGGCCAGCCCCTCGCTCTTCTTATGAAGCTCAACCCTCTCGTCTCCAAGCTCGCCCTCTACGATATCGCCGGCACTCCCGGCGTCGCCGCCGATGTCAGCCACATCAACACCAGATCTGAG GTAGCCGGCTACATGGGTGAAGAGCAGCTGGGGCAAGCTTTGGAGGGATCGGATGTTGTTGTCATTCCAGCTGGTGTGCCAAGAAAGCCAGGCATGACCCGGGATGATCTTTTCAACATCAATGCGGGAATTGTCAAATCTCTATGCACTGCTATTGCCAAGTACTGTCCTAAT GCACTTGTTAATATGATCAGCAACCCTGTGAATTCAACGGTACCAATAGCAGCTGAGGTTTTCAAGAAAGCAGGGACATATGATGAGAAGAAGTTGTTTGGGGTGACCACTCTTGATGTGGTTAGGGCCAAGACTTTCTATGCCAGCAAGGGAAAAGTCCCTGTAGAGG ATGTTCATGTGCCTGTTGTTGGTGGGCATGCTGGCATAACCATTCTGCCTCTATTTTCTCAA GCTACACCAAAATCCAATAGTCTGTCTGATGAAGACATTAAGGCTCTTACAAAGCGGACACAAGATGGAGGGACAGAAGTTGTTGAAGCAAAGGCTGGCAAGGGCTCTGCAACACTATCAATGGC CTATGCTGGAGCAATTTTTGCTGATGCTTGCTTAAAGGGGCTTAATGGGGTTCCAAATGTTGTAGAATGTTCATTTGTGCAATCAAGCATCACAGAGCTCCCTTTCTTTGCTTCTAAG GTGAGGCTTGGAAAGGATGGTGTGGAGGAGGTTCTAGGGTTGGGTTCTCTATCAGACTATGAGAAGGAGGGTCTGGAAAGTCTTAAACCCGAGCTTAAAGCTTCTATTGAGAAGGGAATCAAGTTTGCCAACCAGAACTAA